The following is a genomic window from Acidimicrobiia bacterium.
ACGTCGAGACCTCGAGGTGCACGCGCAGGCTCGTTCGCTCGGCTATTCGACGACGGCGAGGTCGCGCGGCGCGTCGTTCAGCCGCTCGGGACCCGCGGCCGTCGCGACGACGATGTCCTCGAGACGCAGCCCGAAGCGACCCGGCAGGTAGATGCCGGGCTCGATGCTGAACGCGTTGCCCGCCTCGATCGGTGACGCGTTGCCCGTCACCAGGTACGGGTCCTCGTGCGCGTCGAGGCCGATGCCGTGGCCGGTGCGGTGGATGAACCGATCGCCCAAACCCGCGTCGGCGATCGCGTCACGCGCGACCTTGTCGACCTGCTCGCACGGTGTACCGACGGTCGCGGCGCGGAACGCCCGCTCCTGCGCGTCGACGAGCACGCCGTACGTCTCCCGCACCTCGGGATCCGGCTCGCCGACCGCGAACATGCGCGTGATGTCCGAGCAGTAGCCGCGCATCGTCCCGCCGAAGTCGCACAGCACGACGTCACCACGCTCGACGACACGCGAGCTCGCCTCGTGGTGGGGCGACGCGGCGTTCGCGGCCGTCGCGACGATCGCGAAGTTGGCGCGCTCGTGCCCGGCGGCGAGCATGCGGTCGACGAGCTCACGCGACAGCTCGGCCTCGGTGCGCCCTTGGAAGCGGACGTCGCGCATCGCGGTGGCGATGTCGTCGACGGCGTGCGCCGCCGCGCGCAGCGCGTCGACCTCGGCGGCGTCCTTCACCATGCGCAGCGGACCGGTGATCGCGGTCGCACGCGACCACTGGGCGTCCGGGAGCGCGTGCTGCAGGTCGACGACGAAGCGCGCCCACGTCTGGTCGCCCACCGCGACGCGCCGGGCGCCCGTCCCGACGAGCGACGCGACGATGCTCACGGGATCCTCGGTCTCCTCCCACGGCCGGAGGGAGAAGACGTCGGGCCGCTCCTCGACGCGGGGCGCCTCGAGCCGGGCGACGACGAGCGTCGCGGTCGCGTCGCGCGGCACGACGAGCATCGTGAGCCGCTCGAGCGGCATCGCCTCGTAGCCCGTCAGCCACGGCAGGTCGGCACCGACCGACAGCAGCAGGAGGTCGACGCCTGCGTCCGCCATGCGGGCGCGCACGCGGTCGAGCCGTTCCCGGAACATCCAGGAGAGCGTAGAGCGGTCGATGGACCGACCGGGCTCGCCGCGAGCGGTCCCGCGGGACCGCGGAGCAGGAGCTGACCGCTACGCGATGCCGGGGAGGCCGTCGATGCTGCGCGCGTTCTTCTCGGCGTGGTACGCGGCGATGCCGTCCGGGCCCTTGCGGTCGGCCCATTCGAGGAGCGTCGGACGGTCGCCGCGGTACTCGAGCAACGGCACGCCGTACC
Proteins encoded in this region:
- a CDS encoding Xaa-Pro peptidase family protein, which encodes MFRERLDRVRARMADAGVDLLLLSVGADLPWLTGYEAMPLERLTMLVVPRDATATLVVARLEAPRVEERPDVFSLRPWEETEDPVSIVASLVGTGARRVAVGDQTWARFVVDLQHALPDAQWSRATAITGPLRMVKDAAEVDALRAAAHAVDDIATAMRDVRFQGRTEAELSRELVDRMLAAGHERANFAIVATAANAASPHHEASSRVVERGDVVLCDFGGTMRGYCSDITRMFAVGEPDPEVRETYGVLVDAQERAFRAATVGTPCEQVDKVARDAIADAGLGDRFIHRTGHGIGLDAHEDPYLVTGNASPIEAGNAFSIEPGIYLPGRFGLRLEDIVVATAAGPERLNDAPRDLAVVE